TCTGGTGGCGAAAGGCAGACTCCTGATTGGTATAAAGAGCAGGGTATAGAGGTTCGATTTTAAAATTTCTGTTTGACATTGTATATTCATTTTAGATTGTTGAGAATAAAAACTAATTTAAGTAAGCGAAAGAACTAATTTCTGTTTGACATTGTAATTAAAAAACTCCATTCTGATTTTAAACTCAAGTTGGCATCGGAATGATTTTTCTACACAATCAGATGTCTTATGGTTCATATGTTTGAACAAAGTTGCTATTAGATGTACTAATTTTCATCGATTTTGGTAAAGCAAGTATATTTTGGACTTGATAAGTAGAGCCTGTAGGACTTCGGCTGATGGACAAAAGTGCGATTTGGTGGTTTTTGAACTTTATAAGCTTACTGTAGCTTGGATTCTTCCTTTTGtttttactagagaaaggtttcACATTGTGTAGTTCAAAACTAGCACGGTAGGTATGGAGAATTGTCATCCTAATCCATATTCATGGTAACATGCTATCGTTCTTGACATACTTCATAACCAAGGAAAATGTCTACACAGATTAATAAGTCATTCACACATTTATGGAGACGATGATTCTGAACAAGTCATTGCAGCTAATAGGGTGCTTTAAGGGATGGTCTCTTTATTTTTGCAAGTGCATTTTACTTATACCTTTGTGAAATACTTCCaatagcattttttttttttatattcttaGATGTTATATGAGGATCCAGTGACAGGTCTTGATATCGAAAAGCAGACTCTAACTACATCTTCAGGAAAACTTCTAAAATATGGGGCGCTAATAATTTCTACAGGATGCACAGCTATGAGGTGTGATTAACTAACTCGATCAACAGTGTTTGACTATTTAACATGGAATAATATATTAGTTTTCCAAAACAATTTGTTCTCATAATTTCGCTGTAGCATATTCGATCCAGGAAAAAGGTTCTGGAATTTAGTTTTACGTTAAAAGCTTATGGAACTAGGGAGAAAATACGCGAAAGTAAATGAGTTACATATAATATACTGGAACTGCTGGTTGGCTCTTAAGGTTTTTACAACATTGTTTGTTGAAGCTTGAGTGTATAAATATCACTATATATAACGACTCACTGCAGTATCCAAAGATTCTGGTTGAGTTGCTATTACTATTTGGCTATTTTGCACTTTCTTATACTGTACTATTCTTAGATTGCCTCTTGTGCTATTTTATGTGTCAGTATGTAAATAACTTATATCTCTCCTATAACATGATGTTCTTGGACTTGCTATGAATTGGTTCCTCTGTATGCTGGATTTTTGTTCATGTATTTACCGTATAAATTGGGTAAATCCGTAAATGTTacttttgaaatgaatttcaaaTAATTGCTTTCTTTCAGATTCCCAGAAAAGATTGGAGGAAACTTACCTGGTGTTCATTATGTTCGCGACGTTGCCGATGCTGATTCTCTAATATCATCGTTGGTATATTATGTTAAATACTTCATGTTTTGTTTTAGAAGAATTCCATCATTTTTAGTTACTTCTGTTCTATAGCATCAAACATAATATAGGATTgcttattaaaataaaaataaaatcattaaTCTGCTTCCATTCTTGAAGAATTTCCTCACTAATTTCCTTTAAGAATGCACCGCAATTTCTGCATAATTATCCTACACATTTCACTAGTATATAATAAACTGACTAAAATGTTAGTTTCCCAATCACTTTTTGGGGTTTCAATCTTGACGAGTTTCTAGCGTGTGTGTTCCTTTGAAATTCACCATGATTTTCTGCATCATATTCCTGCACGCTTCTCGAGCACCCACCCTATTGATAGACTTGTCCTTTTGAGCTGTAGTAGATGTTTGAATTCTACTGATATGCAAGCTTCTACACTTGGAAACCCTCATGCTATTTTTAGCTCTGTGATCGTGGAGTGTAACAGAGATGCCCTTCATAAGCTTTAGACTCATtcaaacctttatcagcaagctGGATTCAGAAAGTACTGAGGGTGACACGTATCAAATTAGGTTTAGAATGTGCTTCAATTTCCAACTCGTAACCTCAGTATTGTTTCCAACTGGATATGCACTAGATACCATGTTTAACCGCACTCCTGAGACGTATACTGCCAGAGTGCATGTCTATGCTTTATCCTAATATCTGAAGTTGTGTGCTATATTTATCATGTTAATACTTTAAGGATAACTACTTTCAGGAGAAAGCGCGAAAGGTTGTCATCGTTGGAGGTGGTTATATAGGTATGGAGGTcgctgctgcagctgttgcttgGAAACTTGATACAACGGTATGATCTCACCTGATTTTTTGTACTTTTTTGTTAATCTCTGCTTGAGACTGCTTTCATGGGTGTTGGTGACGGATCAAAAAGTAAAAAGATTCGGTACATCCACGAGGACTTTGAATTGTCAGTGGCTCAACTGTATTTGATTTGTTTTAATATCATGATTCTGTTACTAATCATTGTGTTGCACAGCATCAATAATTCTGGTAAAAGTCTTCATCATACTTCCTGTAGCTTTTGAGATTTGGTTCTATATAATGGTTTATACTTCATGTAGCTTTTGTGATTTGATTCTATATAATGGTTTAACGCTGCTCCAAACAGATCATATTTCCAGAGGATAATCTTTTGCCGAGATTGTTTACTCCTTCACTCGCCAGAAGATATGAAGAACTATATCAGGAGAATGGCGTTAAATTCCTCAAGGTAGTTTCACTTTCTTTCTTAACTGTCATGCTGTGGATAACTAGGGTGCTTTTTCATCTATCTGAGAAGCTAACGTGTGTAGCGTTCTCATCTTGGCTGGGTTCATTTGCTAGGGGTCTCTTATCAAAAACATAGAAGCTGGTTCTGATGGACATGTAGCTGCTGTTAAACTTGAGAACGGATCTACAATAGAAGCTGACACGGTACTTTACATCTGTTTACTAAATTTGTGGTTAAAAGGGATTTAGCAACTGTGTTTTCTAAATTATATGCATGGGCAGTTTCCTCACAAACTATACTTGTTCATATTGCTGTCTGTTTGTGCAGCTACATATCTTATACACTGATCAATGAATTTTAGAGAAATACTGAATTCATTGAAGAACTTGAACTGGTTTTGAAGCCCAATTTCAAAATATATTTAGGCCAAATTTTCTTTAATCCCAAGTCCTTTTCATCCTTCTAGGACTTCTGACTAATTTCTCCAGTGAGCAACTTGTAAATATATATCTTGTTTTTCTTATGTGCAGATCATTATTGGTGTCGGGGCAAAGCCTGCTGTCCAAGGTTTTGAAGCTGTGGGTTTGGATACAAAAGTTGGGGGAATACAGGTCAGTGTACTGCTTATTAAAATGCAGTTAAGTTGTTGAATGTCATCAGATTCTTACACGCAGTTTGGTTGTTGAATTTGTCCATAGATGAAAACCAATTACTTATATAGTGTTTCTTTTATATGGTTCCTTCATCCAATAAGAATATCCACTGAGGTGGCAGCCACTCCCGTTCTTTAAAATTACTTGTCTTTAAAGTAAATAGAGTTAACTACCGCATACATTGCtgataatgatttaaatgactgtCGGTAAGAACCTTTGGAAAAGAACTTACTGGTTTAATTTGCCTGGGTTCTCCAATTGTATATTATACTGGTTGAGATTGATACTTTTGTGCTGTCTGACTCTTGTTCATGTGGACCACTGTGCTCGAAGTCTAATATGCGTTAGAAAATATAAACGGAATGATTTTGTAACATTAGATCAGTAAGTGGTGAGATTATGTGGAGTAATTGGTTACTTAATAGAGTTACTGCTTGTTCACATAATGCGGTTCAATCCTAGAGTCAGAATTATATTAAAATTGAAGACCCTAGAGGATAATTTCACAATGAACTAGACAGCTAGTTTGAATATTTAAAATCCGTCAAAAGGGTACAATTTCAGAAGTTCCTGTCACGAATGATGAAAGTGTAACTGTGGAGTCTCAGAACTagaaaagtataagatatcaaaTTATAAACAAACTGACGTTAATCCGAATTGTAGATTGAAATCTTCTCATGGCGTAAGTTGCAAGGGAATACATCTGAATTATGCAATAAATATGCTGTATATATTATGTCTGGGTTTGACCATTGACTATATGGAAACTTGATGCACTTAATTTCAGGTTGATGGTCTATTTCGAACCAATGTTCCTGGTATTTTTGCTATTGGAGATGTTGCTGCATTTCCTTTGAAGGTGAGCGTTTCCACGATCACCTCTTTCTCGATTATGAGCTTTATTAAATAAGTACGTGTGGGCACACTCAAACCAACTCCATAAAGTCTTGCATTGCGTGCTCAACAGATCTATGACAAAATTGCAAGAGTGGAACATGTTGATCATGCTCGTAAATCAGCACAACATTGTGTCAAAGCATTACTAACTGCTCACACGCAGACGTACGTCGTCTGTCTCAAATACTACTTGATTCTTTGTTACTTGCACTATTCCTTTAGTATCCTAACGGTTGCATGATATTCAGATATGATTACCTTCCATACTTTTACTCGAGAGTGTTTGAATACGAAGGAAGTGCAAGAAAAGTTTGGTGGCAATTCTATGGTGAAAATGGTAACAATTTGTAACTAATTCCGAAGTTATTCAGTCCTTAATCTGGCCGTCTTGCTTCAATTCATGTTTCACTTGACTCACTTTCATCTGTTGGGCAGTTGGTGAAGCAATTGAAGTTGGAAATTTCGATCCTAAGATTGCTACCTTCTGGATTGATTCTGGTAATATTCTTGTATTTGTTTCCTACCTTTTAATTTTCAAGTCTACTTTTTCAGGAAATAATGCCTGCGTGTTCTTGGCATGTTACAGGTAAACTGAAGGGAGTTTTTCTTGAAAGTGGAAGTTCCGAGGTATCCTTGTCAAACCCTTGTCAAAGTTTAAATTTTCCTGTTTTAGAGTGCGTGCAGTATTTTATAGTTTATACCATAACATTTCCTTGTCCTATTTGTTGGAGAAATGTGATGTTTGTCTACCTCAtacgtgaaaaaaaaaaaaaaaaaagcactaAAAACATGATTTAACTTCGGTTTATTTTGCCCTTTCAGGAATTTCAACTCCTTCCCAGACTTGCGAGGAGCCAGCCAATGGTTGATAAAGTGAAGCTTCAGAATGCTTCTTCAGTCGAGGAGGCTCTTGAAATTGCTCAGAGCTCCCTAGAAACCCCAGTTGCCGTTTAGTTTATTCAATCAGAGCATATTCAAATAAGAAAAGAGGAGTTAGCATATTCTGCTCCCTAAATTTCAGTTGACTGTCAGTTATGGTTGTTCACGTTGTGATTAATTCAAATATTCCCTAGTGGTGCTAAGTTTTTCACTTGTATAAGCAACTTTCTAATATTGCGGGGGCGCTATGCTTGTTTCCCATCTCCCTTACTGCGTGCTGCTATATTCACTGCCTCCATTTAGGCTTAGTGAAACCTACAGTCACACCCATTTTTagaattttcttcactgtcaaacCCACCATCCCAAAAGTTGACAGGCGCACCCATTTATTTAGAAAAAATTATCAGGAGACCCATCTTTTCTTAATTAGAAAAAGATACGAAGAAAGGATACAGGCGAGAATAGAAGAAAAATATGCTGCTGATTTTGTTTCAACTTttgattatctccaagttccatCAATTTCAACTCTTGATTCCTATCAATTTTTCTCTTCAATTCAGTCTAATCCGATTCGATTTAGTTTTTAGGCTTTAGTTTTAAATtggaattttttattttagtctttAGATCTCAAATATGATTCGAGTGCAATTCCATTGCAATTGATTTCTAAAAAAGGGTTCTGGTGGATAAATCAAATGATTGAAGATGGGTTTATAGTGGTGACTGATTGAGGGTTGGaaacagatgaagaagaaatagggtttccgcTGATGTTCATGGGAATGAGGAATTAGGGGTTTGCTGTTGAAATGAAGAGATGATGATGTTGGAACCGAAGGTGTGTTAGGAATTGGGATTTTTCTGTTGAAATGAAGAGATGACGTTGTTGGAATCGAAGGTGTGGCAGTTGTTGATAAACTGAGATGAATTCAGTGGAAGAATGGGTTTTGGAAATTATATTCCGGTGATATAGTGAATGGAGTGGTACTGCAATGAGCCAGATGGTTGCTTCCAAGCTTCGAAGGAGTTGAACTGATGAGAGAATTGTGGTGAGCAAGTGTTTCCTTACCACTTACCAAAGTATTGTTTTCAAATTCTAGGAATTTCTAACAAATGGATAGCCAACTTACTGCTAAACTGGGATCTGCGTGTAATAAAAGCCTTCTGAGTTATATCGAATATGGGTATGTTGAGAATCTATGATTTGTACATGACTGTTGACACAAATCGTTTTTGCACTTACTTAGAATTCTAAACACCCCTCTTTTTGCAGGGGATATTATGTCTAATATTAATCATTTACTTTTGTAGTTCTTGAAGAGAAGCGGACAAAACCGATAAAGATGGTAAGCCCAACTTAAGTTAAGTAGTATGGGTTCCACAGGAGCTAAAAGGAAGATCGAGTAAATTGAATCAATTAGTGGTAAAGGCTGGTGCACATTCTTCCAGGCACGCAAACTTGAACTGTGCTCCAAGTTCTGAGAATATAGACCACCTTTTTACTCTTCACATATCAATTATTCAGAATTAAGAACTTCATGTTGTAACTAATTTGAACAATAATACTTCCCGTCATGTaaaatggaggtgtgaatagtgatgcataacaggttatccatttaaaaaatttgttgcataacttgttatgcattctcgaaattggtttCATAACACTTtctgcaactttttttttttttacataacttgttatgcagtccagaaaacggttgtataacacgttatgcaactacttttttcttagtattgaaaccaacaaaaagtaaggctgcataacttgtcatgcacctacaataatatctacataacatgttacgaagtcgtgaaaatagatgcataacctgttatgcatccgaaaatatgactgcataatgcattatgtatcgaaaaaattgttgcacaatcttttatgcatcgagaaaatagatgcataacctgacatgcatccgtaaatatgggatgcatactgcattatgcatcaatttttttatggacgcactaaaatcaaccaaaacaatggttacataacttgttatacatgcataactttgttatccaaatgcgtaatttgttatgcagtggagaaaatggttgcataattcgttatgcgtcggcagaatgtgttatgcatcttttttggtggctgcgtaatagttatgtatcaagttttcgaaaattttgcctaaaatgataatcgcctccgattttttcgtgaaaaacaaaaatttgatattcttgtttgtactcgttgcgtaactctcttaaaaagatttccaacgatataaaatttataaaattcccaggcgcggatttttagatatgttatatccaagttgtgttgccaattatacctctgatgcataacccgtcatgcggatgcataatccgtcatgcagacatttttataatttcatataattatgggtgtcacggaaataattatgggtgtcacggtacctaaaattaattgtgggtctgacaatgagaatattattttttctgggcctgcgcctaagtttccTTATTACCTACCCTCTGTCAGACGCCATACCAACTCTAGCCACACTTTTTTAGCTTGTGGTGACAGTGGTGAAGTCTCTTTCATGACTATGGTAATGTTAGGATAAAATCTTTGGTGAAGTCTCTTTCATGTGCATGGAGGCAGGTCAGGTGTGGAATACTGGTACCCTTCTGGCGCTGTACAGTTATTCTACCTGCTATGTTATTACTACGGTATATAAGAAAAAAGACGAGAACATAGACAGAAACCATTTAATCACTATTTACAAAAAATCATGCGGTTGGTTCCCATGGACCACAAACGCCAAGCTGACATCGTTTTGTCCCCAAGGAATGTCTGATTGAGATAAGCATAGAAGTTCATGTAAATGGATAAGCTAGATAAGCATAGCAGTTCATGCGTTAACATATAGATTAGTAAAACACTCAACAAATTGtattaaaagaaagaaacactTAACCAAGATAGACCACAAAGATTTATTTAAATACTACTCTCACTGTATAATCAAACAAGATTATCAAAAGTATACTAACCTAAACAAAAACCTAATACAGTACTCCTGAACTCTGTACAAATATAACCTCTTTTCCAGGTGACACTACAGATATTTACAGTATAGTATCAAATTTACTGATTTACAAAAGCTCCTCTCTCCCTAGATTAGATACACAAATAACATAAAATGAAATTTTGGGTCCATTCAAACATCCAACACTTTAAGCTGGAAAGACCGGGGAGACATATTTCACCAAACTACTAACTGACATTCTCTTGCAATAAAAAAACCCcttacaaatacaaaaaaaagccAGAGATATCGGCCTTGTTATCAGTTTGAAGTGCTCACAGGTCACTCCCTTTTCTCCTCGGAACACTTATTAATTTGACAATCAACAGGTGTTTTGTCAAGCATCGAATTGAGGGAGCATATCTATACGCAGAAAAATAATATGCTGATTTTA
This DNA window, taken from Papaver somniferum cultivar HN1 chromosome 3, ASM357369v1, whole genome shotgun sequence, encodes the following:
- the LOC113358378 gene encoding monodehydroascorbate reductase, chloroplastic/mitochondrial-like, which codes for MTNSLSLKHGLSIWCPQSSFVNRITPRSTSLPFSRSQRRNYIVSSSAFANENREFVIVGGGNAAGYAAKTFVEHGMADGKLCMVCKEAFAPYERPALTKAYLFPKDKKPARLPGFHTCVGSGGERQTPDWYKEQGIEMLYEDPVTGLDIEKQTLTTSSGKLLKYGALIISTGCTAMRFPEKIGGNLPGVHYVRDVADADSLISSLEKARKVVIVGGGYIGMEVAAAAVAWKLDTTIIFPEDNLLPRLFTPSLARRYEELYQENGVKFLKGSLIKNIEAGSDGHVAAVKLENGSTIEADTIIIGVGAKPAVQGFEAVGLDTKVGGIQVDGLFRTNVPGIFAIGDVAAFPLKIYDKIARVEHVDHARKSAQHCVKALLTAHTQTYDYLPYFYSRVFEYEGSARKVWWQFYGENVGEAIEVGNFDPKIATFWIDSGKLKGVFLESGSSEEFQLLPRLARSQPMVDKVKLQNASSVEEALEIAQSSLETPVAV